In one uncultured Methanoregula sp. genomic region, the following are encoded:
- a CDS encoding DUF2769 domain-containing protein, which translates to MFESGKPVVEDTEENRAICRKYCKNCQNFRKHSLEKYQPNELFCSCGQSSATGMKMIGCFCSGCEIYTKYHLRGGFFCVHR; encoded by the coding sequence ATGTTTGAATCCGGCAAACCTGTTGTAGAGGATACTGAAGAGAACCGGGCGATCTGCAGGAAGTACTGCAAGAACTGCCAGAACTTCAGGAAACACTCCCTGGAAAAATACCAGCCGAACGAACTCTTCTGCTCCTGCGGGCAGTCATCGGCCACGGGCATGAAAATGATCGGCTGTTTTTGTTCGGGCTGCGAAATCTATACGAAATATCACCTCCGCGGCGGCTTCTTCTGCGTCCATCGCTAG
- a CDS encoding serine hydrolase: MNTPAGAPSATDLSAVIPQFDAYAEQSFKRSGVPGMAVAIVKNDTVVYLRCFGVKNITTREPVDPDTRFQLASISKTFSSASIASMVGRGELSWDDRVVSLFPGFRLSDPYVTDHVTIRDLLMHRTGLPAYAGDELQDLGYNRSEIISKLRLVPLTGDYRSSYGYSNIGITSAAEAAARKAGMSWEDLVTRRVIVPAGLKNTSAWFADFENAADRVDTYDMMNGTPVAGPLLNDDPNSPAGGVSSTIRDMTRYARLQLNDGSIDGTQIIDAAALRETHRPQNIMKTTNTSITAYDLGGETAAEKGRLRVEHGGDLTSGVSTYITLYPEEKMAIVVLTNGFPGGHILKKAVNSGWDDLYFTGAVQKDWYGDIAAGVASAMKPGASDSGPLEPLPPAPAGAQPSRPATTYRGSYSQDYYGTIRVEPDTGGLRLYAGHLEEPYLLVPYDGDTFREKGTGTAVKFTSGSSGSVTGVHVVMLDHPWIKADFVRTGS, translated from the coding sequence GTGAACACGCCAGCGGGAGCTCCATCGGCAACGGATCTCAGCGCAGTAATCCCACAGTTCGATGCCTATGCGGAGCAGAGCTTCAAAAGAAGCGGTGTTCCGGGCATGGCAGTTGCCATCGTGAAGAACGATACGGTTGTGTACCTCCGGTGCTTCGGCGTGAAAAATATCACGACCCGGGAGCCGGTCGATCCTGACACCCGCTTCCAGCTCGCGTCCATATCAAAGACATTCTCGTCGGCATCGATCGCGTCCATGGTGGGCCGGGGTGAACTCTCGTGGGATGACCGGGTCGTTTCATTATTCCCCGGCTTCCGGCTTTCCGACCCTTATGTAACCGACCATGTCACCATCCGGGACCTCCTCATGCACCGGACGGGACTTCCTGCCTATGCCGGCGACGAACTTCAGGATCTCGGGTACAACCGTTCGGAGATTATCAGCAAGCTCCGCCTGGTACCACTCACCGGGGATTACCGTTCATCCTATGGCTATTCGAACATCGGCATAACCTCGGCAGCAGAAGCAGCTGCCAGGAAAGCCGGGATGTCATGGGAAGACCTTGTTACCAGGAGGGTGATCGTTCCTGCCGGGCTGAAGAATACGAGCGCATGGTTCGCGGACTTTGAGAACGCCGCCGACCGGGTGGATACCTATGATATGATGAACGGGACACCGGTGGCAGGCCCGCTCTTAAACGATGACCCAAACAGTCCCGCAGGAGGAGTGAGCTCCACGATCAGGGATATGACACGGTACGCCCGGCTCCAGCTGAACGACGGAAGTATTGACGGGACGCAGATCATTGATGCCGCGGCCCTCCGCGAAACCCACCGGCCCCAGAATATCATGAAGACCACGAACACCAGTATTACGGCATATGACCTTGGGGGGGAGACCGCTGCAGAGAAAGGAAGGCTCCGGGTTGAACACGGCGGCGACCTGACAAGCGGAGTCTCCACATACATCACCCTGTATCCTGAAGAGAAGATGGCAATTGTTGTCCTGACGAACGGTTTCCCAGGAGGGCATATCCTCAAGAAAGCAGTAAACAGCGGATGGGATGACCTGTACTTTACCGGGGCGGTTCAGAAGGACTGGTATGGCGATATAGCTGCGGGGGTTGCCTCTGCAATGAAACCCGGCGCCTCGGACTCCGGTCCCCTCGAACCGCTCCCACCCGCACCTGCGGGTGCACAGCCTTCCCGGCCCGCTACAACCTACCGGGGTTCGTACTCGCAGGACTATTACGGCACCATCCGGGTTGAGCCGGACACGGGCGGGCTCCGCCTGTATGCCGGACACCTTGAGGAGCCGTATCTACTTGTTCCCTATGACGGGGACACGTTCCGCGAGAAGGGGACCGGAACCGCGGTGAAGTTCACTTCTGGCAGCAGCGGTTCGGTCACGGGCGTCCATGTTGTGATGTTAGACCACCCGTGGATTAAGGCGGACTTTGTGAGGACCGGTTCCTGA
- a CDS encoding DUF2769 domain-containing protein, which produces MINPAKNTVEDTEENRQICRKYCKICPNYKAHSLEKYQPDELFCACGNSTSPTKKEIRCFCVGCELFLKHHLRVGFFCVGH; this is translated from the coding sequence ATGATAAATCCAGCAAAAAATACTGTGGAGGATACCGAAGAGAACAGGCAGATCTGCAGGAAGTACTGCAAAATATGCCCGAACTACAAGGCACATTCCCTTGAAAAATACCAGCCGGACGAACTGTTCTGTGCATGCGGAAATTCCACTTCCCCGACTAAGAAAGAGATCCGGTGTTTCTGTGTAGGCTGCGAGCTCTTTTTGAAGCACCATCTCCGTGTCGGGTTCTTCTGCGTCGGGCATTAA
- a CDS encoding PAS domain S-box protein gives MYRILYVDDESGLLEIAKLFLEDDGQISVDTQTSAKTALPLILKENYDAVISDYQMPGMNGIELLKRVRASGSSIPFILFTGRGREEIVIQALNEGADFYLQKGGEPVSQFAELSNKIQYAINRKHTEETLREKTGELDRFFTTSLDLLCIADTDGYFHRLNPEWERTLGYPVSELEGKKFLDLVHPDDKSSTIEAVSRLNSQNAILNFENRYRHKDGSYRWIEWRSYPHGNLFYATARDITDRKMSEKVLQESEQKYRNLYTHMVEGAALHELRVNDQGIPEDYVIIETNPAFEKHLGIPRESVIGRTSREAYGVADPPYLELYARVAMTGKSEVFETFFQPLDKYFSISVYSPEKGMFATIFEDITKRRRAEEALRASEEKYRRIVETAMEGIWSMDSEFTTVFVNRKMAEMLGYTTHEMLGRNIMDFMDPEELADNATKLENRIRGINEFYERKFRCRDGSIRWFGVSVTALKDPSGAFGGSFAMLTDITDRKLAEDELKKKNEELGAAYAQLAASEEELRQNLDDLAAGEQELRKSESKFRDLFNNAILGIFRSTPDGRYLDMNPAFARIAGYSSPREMMESVLDIRQLYIHSEDRQKIREMLSTTGEIRSFETEIRRRDGVTIWIAINAKTTRDSSGNILWYDGTIEEITARKKAEAELARWNAELRSGPG, from the coding sequence ATGTATCGAATTCTCTATGTCGATGACGAATCCGGTCTGCTCGAAATTGCCAAGTTATTTCTGGAGGATGACGGGCAGATCTCTGTAGATACCCAGACTTCAGCCAAAACTGCCCTCCCGCTCATCCTCAAAGAAAATTATGATGCGGTGATATCCGATTACCAGATGCCGGGGATGAATGGCATTGAACTGTTAAAACGGGTACGGGCATCGGGTAGCAGCATCCCGTTTATTCTCTTCACCGGGAGAGGCCGGGAAGAGATCGTCATCCAGGCCCTGAATGAAGGGGCGGATTTCTATCTCCAGAAAGGCGGGGAACCGGTTTCCCAGTTCGCTGAACTCTCCAATAAAATCCAGTACGCCATCAACCGCAAACACACAGAAGAGACTCTCCGGGAAAAGACCGGCGAACTTGACCGGTTCTTCACCACAAGCCTTGACCTCCTCTGCATTGCCGATACCGATGGTTACTTCCACCGTCTGAACCCTGAATGGGAACGTACGCTGGGATATCCCGTCAGTGAACTGGAAGGGAAAAAATTCCTTGATCTTGTCCACCCCGATGACAAATCGTCAACCATTGAGGCGGTATCAAGACTGAACAGCCAGAATGCGATCCTCAATTTTGAGAACCGGTACCGTCACAAGGATGGCTCGTACCGCTGGATCGAATGGCGGTCATACCCTCACGGAAATTTATTTTATGCAACAGCACGCGACATCACCGATCGCAAGATGTCGGAGAAAGTACTGCAGGAGAGCGAGCAGAAATACCGTAACCTCTACACGCACATGGTTGAGGGTGCTGCACTCCATGAACTCAGGGTTAACGATCAGGGGATTCCGGAAGATTATGTCATTATCGAGACCAACCCGGCATTTGAAAAACATCTCGGGATCCCGAGGGAGTCCGTCATCGGCAGGACAAGCCGGGAAGCCTATGGTGTAGCAGATCCTCCCTACCTTGAACTCTATGCACGGGTTGCCATGACGGGAAAATCGGAAGTCTTTGAGACTTTCTTCCAGCCCCTCGACAAGTATTTCTCCATATCGGTATACAGCCCGGAAAAAGGCATGTTTGCCACGATCTTTGAGGACATCACCAAGCGCAGGCGGGCGGAGGAGGCACTCAGGGCAAGTGAAGAGAAGTACCGCCGGATTGTTGAGACCGCAATGGAAGGGATCTGGTCCATGGATTCCGAATTTACTACGGTTTTTGTCAACCGGAAGATGGCTGAGATGCTGGGCTACACCACTCATGAGATGCTTGGCCGGAATATCATGGATTTCATGGACCCGGAAGAGCTTGCTGACAATGCCACTAAGCTCGAGAACCGGATCCGGGGAATCAATGAATTCTATGAACGGAAATTCCGGTGCAGGGATGGCAGTATCCGATGGTTCGGGGTCTCGGTTACCGCACTTAAAGATCCCTCCGGAGCCTTTGGCGGTTCGTTTGCCATGCTGACCGATATTACCGACCGGAAACTGGCAGAGGACGAACTCAAAAAGAAGAATGAAGAGCTTGGTGCTGCATATGCGCAGCTTGCTGCTTCAGAAGAAGAACTCCGGCAGAACCTGGATGATCTTGCTGCAGGCGAACAGGAATTACGGAAAAGCGAGAGCAAATTCCGTGACCTGTTTAACAATGCAATCCTCGGTATCTTCCGGTCAACCCCGGACGGGCGTTACCTTGACATGAACCCGGCGTTTGCCCGGATCGCGGGGTACTCCTCGCCCCGGGAGATGATGGAGAGCGTCCTTGACATACGGCAGCTGTACATCCATTCCGAAGACCGGCAAAAAATCAGGGAGATGCTGTCAACTACCGGGGAAATCCGGAGCTTCGAGACCGAGATACGTCGCAGGGATGGAGTGACGATCTGGATCGCAATCAATGCAAAAACGACCCGGGACAGTAGCGGGAATATCCTCTGGTATGATGGAACAATCGAAGAGATCACGGCCCGGAAAAAAGCCGAGGCAGAACTTGCGCGCTGGAATGCGGAGCTCCGATCAGGGCCCGGGTAA
- a CDS encoding anti-sigma factor antagonist (This anti-anti-sigma factor, or anti-sigma factor antagonist, belongs to a family that includes characterized members SpoIIAA, RsbV, RsfA, and RsfB.): protein MEYRFLRTDTAALFILDGRIDASGSIRLDTAVKEHVVPADRAVLFDMAGVSYMSSAGIRVFMGLEKALRERDGHLLLCSVQPAVLKVLEITGFDRVFTLCSTRDEALHRCRLEKGPAEACGETAIPEAAHVRLSAESFPDYCAVLKVSGSEEKICAGILDPEDLMPRIFTPGEYSMGIGDVGESAAESFPDRGMLLTTGNAIFWKPFESPDPPDFLIPRKDAPRVLLNCAFSAAVDGQFHEILVAGPVRPEGFSLSDIFSDIAAHARASRKNCPPIISMVMYAGINDLAGTPDACSPGKKIRSDPLYRSMTLVSFGIGIDTTADLSAYDHDALDLILCQNGQEAGRQDLFLYQTGLVFDAPPTFTTRDISRLVATTCGQEPCIDLVRLSAGTLLSRAVLGVTYLSAIEHTGRMPIRIAGECPGWNRTFETITRWLHPGCRDIELIPLTGGFSGTLVFRVNARDSRGRSMMPLVMKLGKWPVIEDEIRGYTDHVKRYIQNNATQIIETERLGEYGGILYNFVGIRGPDSNIFSLEDFYLSRTTDEILPVFDALFRVVLRGWYGDPKKKEIALYQEYNRFWKYEEIRAYAASKFGADPGEEEIELPFGLGRSTNPLWFVEKVMPERLSWLFEVYESSVHGDLNMKNVLMDETGNLWLIDFAETRYSHILRDIVKLEAVLKGEMVKTSSRETLAELVSLDVPFLSARTFSDIPELPHTIRDPALEKAFRCVRKLREYADMITPGDGDISQYYLGLLPYTLNLLSYTSVNEYEKEYGWITASLICRRLMESGPFVRTS, encoded by the coding sequence ATGGAATACCGGTTTCTCAGGACGGACACGGCTGCCCTGTTCATTCTCGACGGGAGGATTGACGCTTCCGGATCCATCCGGCTCGACACCGCAGTAAAAGAGCACGTTGTTCCCGCAGATCGTGCAGTGCTCTTCGATATGGCGGGGGTGTCGTACATGAGCAGCGCGGGAATCCGGGTGTTCATGGGTCTTGAGAAGGCACTCCGGGAGAGAGACGGGCACCTGCTTCTTTGTTCTGTCCAGCCCGCGGTATTAAAAGTCCTTGAGATCACCGGATTTGACCGGGTTTTCACTCTCTGTTCAACCCGGGACGAGGCATTACACCGGTGCCGGCTGGAGAAAGGCCCGGCAGAGGCCTGCGGGGAAACAGCCATTCCGGAAGCAGCCCACGTGCGGCTTTCTGCTGAATCCTTCCCGGACTACTGTGCTGTCCTGAAGGTCTCCGGTTCTGAGGAAAAGATCTGCGCAGGAATTCTTGATCCCGAAGACCTCATGCCCCGTATTTTTACCCCAGGTGAGTATTCCATGGGCATCGGTGACGTGGGGGAATCCGCAGCCGAAAGTTTTCCCGACCGGGGCATGCTCCTGACAACAGGAAATGCCATCTTCTGGAAACCGTTTGAGAGTCCAGATCCGCCGGATTTCCTCATTCCCCGCAAAGATGCTCCCCGGGTCCTGCTCAACTGCGCATTCTCGGCAGCAGTGGACGGGCAGTTCCACGAGATCCTTGTCGCCGGGCCGGTCCGCCCGGAGGGCTTCAGCCTTTCAGACATTTTCTCTGACATCGCAGCGCATGCAAGGGCCTCACGAAAGAACTGCCCACCAATCATCAGCATGGTCATGTATGCGGGTATCAACGACCTGGCAGGAACGCCCGATGCCTGTTCTCCCGGGAAAAAAATACGCTCAGATCCACTCTACCGGAGCATGACACTGGTCTCGTTCGGGATCGGTATTGACACCACAGCCGACCTGTCAGCCTATGACCATGACGCGCTCGATCTGATCCTCTGCCAGAACGGGCAGGAAGCCGGGAGGCAGGACCTGTTCCTGTACCAGACCGGCCTCGTTTTCGATGCACCTCCCACGTTCACAACCCGGGATATCTCCCGGCTCGTTGCCACAACGTGCGGGCAGGAACCCTGCATTGATCTCGTGAGGCTCTCTGCCGGAACCCTGCTGTCCCGGGCAGTGCTCGGGGTCACTTATCTCTCCGCAATCGAACATACCGGCCGTATGCCGATCCGCATCGCGGGGGAATGCCCCGGATGGAACCGGACCTTTGAGACGATCACCCGCTGGCTGCATCCCGGGTGCCGGGACATTGAACTTATCCCCCTGACCGGCGGCTTTTCCGGCACGCTCGTGTTCCGGGTCAATGCACGGGACAGCAGGGGCAGGTCGATGATGCCGCTCGTGATGAAACTCGGGAAATGGCCGGTCATCGAGGATGAGATACGCGGGTATACTGATCACGTGAAGCGCTATATCCAGAACAATGCTACGCAGATTATCGAGACCGAGCGGCTTGGGGAATACGGGGGCATCCTCTACAATTTTGTCGGCATCCGGGGCCCTGATAGTAACATTTTCTCCTTGGAGGATTTCTACCTGTCCCGCACAACCGACGAGATCCTGCCGGTGTTCGATGCTCTCTTCCGGGTGGTCCTCCGCGGATGGTACGGGGATCCGAAGAAAAAGGAGATCGCCCTGTACCAGGAATACAACCGGTTCTGGAAATACGAAGAGATCCGGGCATATGCTGCATCGAAATTCGGTGCAGACCCGGGAGAGGAAGAGATCGAGCTCCCTTTTGGCCTCGGGAGATCCACAAACCCGCTCTGGTTCGTGGAGAAGGTCATGCCTGAGCGGTTATCGTGGTTATTTGAGGTCTACGAGAGCTCGGTCCATGGGGACCTGAACATGAAAAATGTCCTGATGGACGAGACGGGCAACCTGTGGCTGATCGATTTTGCCGAGACCCGGTACTCGCACATCCTGCGGGATATTGTGAAACTGGAAGCGGTGCTCAAGGGCGAGATGGTAAAGACAAGCTCCCGCGAGACCCTGGCGGAACTCGTGAGCCTGGATGTCCCGTTCCTCTCTGCACGAACGTTCTCCGACATCCCGGAGCTTCCGCATACTATACGGGATCCGGCGCTTGAGAAAGCCTTCCGGTGTGTCCGGAAACTGCGGGAGTATGCTGACATGATCACGCCCGGTGACGGGGATATCTCCCAGTACTATCTTGGTCTTCTGCCGTACACGCTGAACCTGCTCTCCTACACGTCCGTCAACGAGTACGAGAAGGAGTACGGGTGGATCACCGCATCCCTGATCTGCCGGCGCCTGATGGAGAGCGGACCGTTCGTTCGGACATCCTGA
- a CDS encoding helix-turn-helix domain-containing protein has translation MADDVVLLEPGDQRAQKIAKAMASQTGGDILHLLGDGPKSLTDIADHLKLPMNTAKYHLENLLDAGLISVAETKYSVKGREVKIYSLTNQLLIVAPRHSNVRSLLLKYASLFGIVVVATLGLAFLAPFLGGPVGMTATAPMPMQADREMNVMAAKAAYGGEALSGSPSPDFAIAFFLGGLLVILVLLGYEAYLWKKR, from the coding sequence ATGGCTGACGATGTTGTACTTCTTGAGCCCGGTGACCAGCGGGCTCAGAAGATCGCAAAAGCGATGGCAAGCCAGACCGGTGGGGATATCCTCCATCTTCTCGGAGATGGCCCAAAGAGCCTTACTGATATCGCGGACCATCTGAAGCTCCCCATGAATACTGCAAAGTACCATCTTGAGAACCTGCTGGATGCAGGACTCATCTCGGTTGCGGAGACAAAATACAGTGTCAAGGGGCGGGAAGTGAAGATTTATTCGCTGACAAACCAGCTCCTGATCGTAGCCCCGAGGCATTCGAACGTGCGATCCCTCCTCCTGAAATATGCCTCCCTCTTCGGGATCGTGGTTGTTGCCACCCTCGGGCTTGCGTTCCTTGCGCCATTCCTCGGCGGTCCCGTTGGCATGACCGCAACTGCTCCAATGCCTATGCAGGCAGATCGTGAAATGAATGTTATGGCGGCAAAAGCCGCGTATGGGGGAGAGGCTCTCTCCGGATCGCCATCTCCGGATTTTGCAATCGCCTTCTTCCTTGGCGGGCTGCTCGTTATCCTGGTCCTGCTGGGGTACGAGGCGTATCTCTGGAAGAAGAGATAA
- the alaS gene encoding alanine--tRNA ligase, whose product MLEEEYKLDYFKTQGFVRKICKACGSAFWTRDPSREICGDAPCEPYNFIGDPIFRPHTLDTMREAYLSFFEKQGHTRIERYPVAARWRDDIYLTIASIADFQPFVTSGVVPPPANPLTISQPCIRLNDLDSVGKSGRHLTTFEMMAHHAFNTPTEEIYWKDRTVELCDQFIASIGGDVNRVTYKENPWIGGGNAGPSVEVLIGGLEVATLVFMSLGRQNTGQPGYDLKGEMYYPMKLRIVDTGYGLERLVWASKGSPTIYDAVFPEMVSRVMSAAGLNHMLDNKDYTKILALNAKYAGLMDISGTNLFNLRKKVAAAIDISPDKLDKMITPVEKVYAVVDHTRCLAYMLGDCIVPSNVREGYLARLVIRRTLRMMNELKIQEPLADLIEQQTRIIGMNKFEQDISVVREIVDRETEKYASTLERGTRIVQKIAKTYKAKSQRVPLSEIITLYDSHGIQPEMVKDIATKEGAVVDLPDNFYSIVADQHSEAKKEAEVDKTGKYTARVQGLPPTKKLYYEQPSTIEFEAVVLDYFDNYAVLDQTLFYPEGGGQPADTGTLVSMESMVQVDGVIKVGEVVLHHIAGGMLGRGDRVKGMVDEERRWSLMRHHTATHVLLHATKEVLGAHIHQAGAQKGSESSRVDIRHFKHITADELHRIEVAANRMIMANQSVEISVEDRTKAEQKYGFSLYQGGVPPGRDIRIVKVAGDIEACAGTHCRSTGEVGMIKIIRVEHIQDGIERIEFAAGVAAIYYMQHLEQIVSASADILSVQHENLPATVTRFFTEWKDQKKDIERMSAKLVELELQTITGESLGGVEVIVRRVDLPQKELSTLAAGIAEKGGIALLATAGETVRVVLASGDPRVNAGEIIGQVCSLLGGKGGGKPALAQGGGPDANQLDLALNVGRERIIDALHG is encoded by the coding sequence ATGCTCGAAGAGGAATACAAGCTCGATTATTTTAAAACCCAGGGTTTCGTCCGTAAGATCTGCAAGGCCTGTGGTTCAGCCTTCTGGACCCGCGATCCCTCCCGGGAGATCTGCGGCGATGCTCCCTGCGAACCCTATAACTTCATCGGCGACCCGATCTTCCGACCGCACACCCTCGATACCATGCGCGAGGCCTACCTCTCCTTTTTTGAGAAACAGGGGCACACGCGGATCGAACGATACCCGGTTGCAGCCCGGTGGAGGGACGATATCTATCTCACGATCGCATCGATTGCAGATTTCCAGCCGTTCGTGACAAGCGGGGTTGTGCCGCCACCGGCAAACCCCCTCACCATCTCCCAGCCATGTATCCGGCTCAATGACCTCGACTCTGTCGGAAAATCCGGCCGGCACCTCACCACATTCGAGATGATGGCCCACCATGCCTTCAACACCCCGACAGAAGAGATCTACTGGAAAGACCGTACGGTTGAACTCTGCGACCAGTTCATCGCCTCGATCGGAGGAGACGTCAACCGGGTCACGTACAAGGAAAACCCGTGGATCGGCGGCGGGAATGCCGGGCCGAGCGTTGAAGTCCTTATCGGCGGTCTCGAAGTCGCGACGCTGGTCTTCATGAGCCTCGGGCGGCAGAACACCGGCCAGCCCGGCTATGATCTCAAGGGCGAGATGTACTACCCCATGAAGCTCCGTATTGTTGACACGGGTTACGGGCTTGAACGTCTTGTCTGGGCATCGAAGGGCTCACCTACCATTTACGATGCTGTATTCCCGGAGATGGTCAGCCGGGTGATGAGTGCCGCCGGCCTCAACCACATGCTCGACAACAAGGATTACACAAAGATCCTTGCCCTCAATGCAAAGTACGCAGGCCTCATGGACATCTCGGGTACCAACCTCTTCAACCTGCGCAAGAAGGTGGCAGCAGCAATCGATATCTCTCCTGACAAACTTGACAAGATGATAACTCCCGTCGAGAAAGTATACGCGGTGGTTGACCACACCCGCTGTCTTGCCTACATGCTTGGCGACTGCATCGTGCCATCCAATGTCCGCGAAGGCTACCTTGCACGGCTTGTCATCCGCAGGACACTCCGGATGATGAACGAGCTCAAAATCCAGGAACCCCTTGCCGATCTCATCGAGCAGCAGACCCGGATCATCGGGATGAACAAGTTCGAGCAGGACATAAGCGTTGTCCGCGAGATCGTGGACCGGGAGACCGAGAAATATGCCTCCACGCTCGAACGCGGCACCCGGATCGTCCAGAAGATCGCAAAGACATACAAGGCAAAAAGCCAGCGCGTACCTCTCTCCGAGATCATCACGCTCTATGATTCCCATGGTATCCAGCCCGAGATGGTAAAGGATATTGCCACAAAAGAGGGCGCAGTCGTCGACCTGCCCGATAACTTCTACTCCATTGTTGCCGACCAGCACTCGGAAGCCAAGAAAGAAGCCGAGGTGGACAAGACCGGGAAATATACTGCCCGTGTCCAGGGACTCCCGCCAACGAAAAAACTCTATTACGAGCAACCCTCCACCATAGAGTTCGAAGCAGTTGTCCTCGACTACTTCGATAACTACGCGGTGCTCGACCAGACCCTGTTCTATCCGGAAGGCGGCGGGCAGCCCGCAGATACCGGGACGCTTGTCAGCATGGAGAGTATGGTACAGGTTGACGGCGTCATCAAGGTTGGCGAGGTTGTACTCCATCATATTGCCGGCGGGATGCTGGGCCGGGGCGACCGGGTCAAAGGAATGGTAGACGAAGAACGCCGCTGGTCGCTGATGCGTCACCACACGGCTACCCATGTTCTCCTCCACGCGACAAAAGAAGTCCTCGGGGCACATATTCACCAGGCCGGTGCCCAGAAAGGCAGCGAGAGCTCCCGCGTTGATATCCGCCATTTCAAGCATATTACCGCTGACGAGCTTCACCGGATCGAAGTGGCCGCAAACCGGATGATCATGGCAAACCAGTCCGTTGAGATCTCAGTTGAGGACCGGACAAAAGCCGAACAGAAATACGGGTTCTCCCTCTACCAGGGAGGTGTCCCCCCGGGCCGGGATATCCGCATTGTCAAAGTTGCAGGAGATATCGAAGCCTGTGCCGGTACCCACTGCCGGAGTACCGGGGAAGTCGGCATGATCAAGATCATCCGTGTCGAGCACATCCAGGATGGGATCGAGCGGATAGAGTTTGCTGCCGGAGTAGCAGCAATCTACTATATGCAGCACCTGGAACAGATCGTCTCTGCCTCTGCCGATATCCTGTCAGTCCAGCACGAGAACCTGCCGGCAACGGTCACCCGTTTCTTCACGGAATGGAAAGACCAGAAGAAGGATATCGAGCGCATGAGCGCAAAACTGGTGGAGCTGGAGCTGCAGACAATCACGGGAGAATCCCTTGGAGGAGTTGAGGTTATTGTCCGGCGTGTTGACCTGCCGCAGAAAGAACTCTCAACCCTCGCAGCCGGCATTGCGGAAAAAGGTGGCATTGCTCTCCTTGCAACAGCCGGCGAGACGGTCCGGGTGGTCCTTGCATCCGGAGATCCGCGGGTGAACGCCGGGGAAATCATCGGGCAGGTCTGCAGCCTGCTGGGCGGGAAAGGTGGCGGGAAGCCGGCACTGGCCCAGGGCGGCGGCCCGGATGCAAACCAGCTCGATCTGGCACTGAATGTCGGACGCGAACGGATCATTGACGCCCTTCATGGCTGA
- a CDS encoding SWIM zinc finger family protein: protein MSDLFKRLAARKELDADLRQEIEQEYGPRGKKALSILDAKKVKKYRDFFVVQGRSDPYIIDEDFCTCGDFLYRGRSCSHILAVRIAEVTGVYESVDSWYQDELRK from the coding sequence ATGAGCGATCTCTTCAAGCGCCTTGCCGCCAGGAAGGAACTGGATGCAGACCTGCGACAGGAAATAGAGCAGGAATACGGCCCGCGGGGAAAAAAGGCGCTTTCTATCCTCGATGCAAAAAAGGTAAAAAAATACCGGGACTTTTTTGTTGTCCAGGGCAGGTCCGATCCTTATATTATCGACGAGGATTTCTGCACGTGCGGCGATTTCCTGTACCGCGGCAGGTCCTGTTCGCACATCCTTGCGGTGCGGATCGCCGAAGTGACCGGCGTATATGAATCCGTTGATAGCTGGTACCAGGACGAACTCAGAAAATGA